One region of Primulina tabacum isolate GXHZ01 chromosome 1, ASM2559414v2, whole genome shotgun sequence genomic DNA includes:
- the LOC142511060 gene encoding uncharacterized protein LOC142511060, with protein sequence MDTASINLKLLMFLILLTLHPNAESQWVPLPPKTSPSTDAAPSPLCASQLALVSHACTLVVYTPSSPPSVDTLRHHHEHRYSRRRPVEDVPAETKCCRWLKEVDDVCVCDLLVHLPPFLTNPVHSYTIVIDDTCDVTFNCGSKFVHA encoded by the coding sequence ATGGATACCGCCTCCATCAATCTCAAGTTACTAATGTTCCTTATCCTTCTGACGCTTCACCCAAACGCAGAGAGCCAATGGGTTCCGCTTCCCCCGAAGACATCACCGTCTACAGATGCCGCCCCTTCACCGCTCTGCGCATCTCAGTTGGCGTTGGTGAGCCACGCCTGCACGTTGGTGGTTTATACACCGTCTTCCCCGCCATCCGTGGACACGTTACGGCACCACCACGAACACAGATACTCGAGGCGTCGACCCGTGGAGGACGTGCCGGCTGAGACGAAGTGCTGCCGGTGGCTAAAGGAGGTGGAtgatgtgtgcgtgtgtgaccTGCTGGTGCACTTGCCTCCGTTCTTGACGAATCCAGTGCACAGTTACACCATTGTTATAGATGATACGTGTGATGTTACTTTTAATTGCGGGTCAAAATTTGTGCATGCATGA